The Manihot esculenta cultivar AM560-2 chromosome 1, M.esculenta_v8, whole genome shotgun sequence genome has a window encoding:
- the LOC110608200 gene encoding uncharacterized protein LOC110608200 isoform X2 codes for MGGGRVLHHLLLHASRRSLFSPSFRTTGRLHSFFTHNFKTLQFQKPRYHSSSNLLSFSLKRPISAVYHYPNRFLNTDSSKSSNYQENGTEENALRYETTEEGKTEEWEEEEEVEPQAGDGGDGGGVVLQGVPWGERALSIAREVLLQFGDEMELYAFKTTPRGYVYVRLDKLSNEYGCPTMEELESYSQEYMKRLEEVGALGEIPDDLALEVSSPGAERILKVPDDLCRFKEMPMRVYYTENAEPGPEKDGIFFLESIEKESENCVWKLADVKENRDPESKGRPLSRKMRDWRLKLPFKMHRRITLYLEF; via the exons ATGGGCGGTGGTCGGgttcttcatcatcttcttcttcacgCTTCTCGCAGGTCGCTCTTCTCTCCTAGTTTTCGTACCACCGGAAGACTCCACTCTTTCTTCACCCACAATTTCAAAACCCTGCAATTTCAGAAACCCCGTTATCATTCCTCTTCTAATTTGCTTAGTTTCTCTCTGAAACGACCCATCTCTGCTGTATACCATTATCCGAATCGGTTCCTGAACACCGACTCCTCCAAGAGCAGTAATTATCAAGAGAATGGCACCGAGGAAAACGCACTTCGAT ATGAAACAACTGAAGAGGGAAAAACAGAGGAAtgggaagaagaagaggaagtagAACCCCAA GCTGGTGATGGTGGGGATGGCGGTGGAGTTGTGTTGCAAGGTGTCCCTTGGGGTGAACGGGCTCTCTCTATTGCCCGTGAGGTCTTGTTGCAGTTTGGTGATGAAATGGAACTCTATGCTTTCAAGACTACTCCTCGTGGATATGTTTATGTGAGATTGGATAAGCTCTCAAATGA ATATGGTTGTCCCACCATGGAGGAGCTTGAAAGCTACTCCCAAGAATACATGAAAAGATTGGAGGAAGTTGGAGCACTTGGAGAAATACCCGACGATTTGGCTCTTGAG GTATCATCTCCTGGTGCAGAGAGAATACTAAAGGTGCCAGACGATTTATGTCGTTTCAAAGAAATGCCTATGAGGGTATACTACACAGAAAATGCAGAGCCTGGTCCAGAAAAGGATGGAATCTTTTTTCTGGAGTCCATTGAAAAAGAATCAGAGAACTGTGTATGGAAGTTGGCAGATGTGAAAGAAAACAGGGACCCTGAAAGTAAAGGTAGACCATTAAGCCGTAAAATGAGAGACTGGAGACTAAAATTGCCATTCAAAATGCATAGACGAATAACTTTATATCTTGAATTCTGA
- the LOC110608200 gene encoding uncharacterized protein LOC110608200 isoform X3, whose product MAPRKTHFDWFSPHCWVNGAWRRDLNYVINNDIQQALADETTEEGKTEEWEEEEEVEPQAGDGGDGGGVVLQGVPWGERALSIAREVLLQFGDEMELYAFKTTPRGYVYVRLDKLSNEYGCPTMEELESYSQEYMKRLEEVGALGEIPDDLALEVSSPGAERILKVPDDLCRFKEMPMRVYYTENAEPGPEKDGIFFLESIEKESENCVWKLADVKENRDPESKGRPLSRKMRDWRLKLPFKMHRRITLYLEF is encoded by the exons ATGGCACCGAGGAAAACGCACTTCGAT TGGTTTTCCCCCCACTGTTGGGTTAATGGAGCCTGGCGTCGTGATTTGAATTATGTCATAAACAATGATATCCAGCAAGCTTTAGCGG ATGAAACAACTGAAGAGGGAAAAACAGAGGAAtgggaagaagaagaggaagtagAACCCCAA GCTGGTGATGGTGGGGATGGCGGTGGAGTTGTGTTGCAAGGTGTCCCTTGGGGTGAACGGGCTCTCTCTATTGCCCGTGAGGTCTTGTTGCAGTTTGGTGATGAAATGGAACTCTATGCTTTCAAGACTACTCCTCGTGGATATGTTTATGTGAGATTGGATAAGCTCTCAAATGA ATATGGTTGTCCCACCATGGAGGAGCTTGAAAGCTACTCCCAAGAATACATGAAAAGATTGGAGGAAGTTGGAGCACTTGGAGAAATACCCGACGATTTGGCTCTTGAG GTATCATCTCCTGGTGCAGAGAGAATACTAAAGGTGCCAGACGATTTATGTCGTTTCAAAGAAATGCCTATGAGGGTATACTACACAGAAAATGCAGAGCCTGGTCCAGAAAAGGATGGAATCTTTTTTCTGGAGTCCATTGAAAAAGAATCAGAGAACTGTGTATGGAAGTTGGCAGATGTGAAAGAAAACAGGGACCCTGAAAGTAAAGGTAGACCATTAAGCCGTAAAATGAGAGACTGGAGACTAAAATTGCCATTCAAAATGCATAGACGAATAACTTTATATCTTGAATTCTGA
- the LOC110608200 gene encoding uncharacterized protein LOC110608200 isoform X1, whose amino-acid sequence MGGGRVLHHLLLHASRRSLFSPSFRTTGRLHSFFTHNFKTLQFQKPRYHSSSNLLSFSLKRPISAVYHYPNRFLNTDSSKSSNYQENGTEENALRLCFNVADETTEEGKTEEWEEEEEVEPQAGDGGDGGGVVLQGVPWGERALSIAREVLLQFGDEMELYAFKTTPRGYVYVRLDKLSNEYGCPTMEELESYSQEYMKRLEEVGALGEIPDDLALEVSSPGAERILKVPDDLCRFKEMPMRVYYTENAEPGPEKDGIFFLESIEKESENCVWKLADVKENRDPESKGRPLSRKMRDWRLKLPFKMHRRITLYLEF is encoded by the exons ATGGGCGGTGGTCGGgttcttcatcatcttcttcttcacgCTTCTCGCAGGTCGCTCTTCTCTCCTAGTTTTCGTACCACCGGAAGACTCCACTCTTTCTTCACCCACAATTTCAAAACCCTGCAATTTCAGAAACCCCGTTATCATTCCTCTTCTAATTTGCTTAGTTTCTCTCTGAAACGACCCATCTCTGCTGTATACCATTATCCGAATCGGTTCCTGAACACCGACTCCTCCAAGAGCAGTAATTATCAAGAGAATGGCACCGAGGAAAACGCACTTCGAT tatgttttaatgttgcaGATGAAACAACTGAAGAGGGAAAAACAGAGGAAtgggaagaagaagaggaagtagAACCCCAA GCTGGTGATGGTGGGGATGGCGGTGGAGTTGTGTTGCAAGGTGTCCCTTGGGGTGAACGGGCTCTCTCTATTGCCCGTGAGGTCTTGTTGCAGTTTGGTGATGAAATGGAACTCTATGCTTTCAAGACTACTCCTCGTGGATATGTTTATGTGAGATTGGATAAGCTCTCAAATGA ATATGGTTGTCCCACCATGGAGGAGCTTGAAAGCTACTCCCAAGAATACATGAAAAGATTGGAGGAAGTTGGAGCACTTGGAGAAATACCCGACGATTTGGCTCTTGAG GTATCATCTCCTGGTGCAGAGAGAATACTAAAGGTGCCAGACGATTTATGTCGTTTCAAAGAAATGCCTATGAGGGTATACTACACAGAAAATGCAGAGCCTGGTCCAGAAAAGGATGGAATCTTTTTTCTGGAGTCCATTGAAAAAGAATCAGAGAACTGTGTATGGAAGTTGGCAGATGTGAAAGAAAACAGGGACCCTGAAAGTAAAGGTAGACCATTAAGCCGTAAAATGAGAGACTGGAGACTAAAATTGCCATTCAAAATGCATAGACGAATAACTTTATATCTTGAATTCTGA